One genomic segment of Peribacillus sp. FSL H8-0477 includes these proteins:
- a CDS encoding LuxR C-terminal-related transcriptional regulator, with product METIWLNSKTKVPTITKTAVNRKRLYQLLEEGNSTKLTIVQAPAGYGKTTILSQWINQLDENTSWLSLDAIDNDPIRFWKYLIQSVSDTLNNHLDTRLSPLFTSHPHSPFELIIDSLLNELDSIKENLHIFIDDYHFIEHPFIHELMIRFIEYLPSNTRVYIISRTKIPLPISRWRVKSWITEIGIEQLSFTYSEIGDLYKKQNLDFYDDIGLQGVLDKTEGWAAGIQLACLSIETDTVHIDRFDGTHPYVAEFLIKEILDTLPLTTQHFLVQTSILNMLEPEDCNSLTNRSDSYDVLVELVEKGIFTIQLSSKNPVFRYHHLFAGALQAELKNFYTEEEVMAIYKRAGNLLSKKGDYIAAIELVLQQQLFVLADSWITTYLVDIFTTGQIATFVRWVDLLRMKNYPLPLETIVMYTIALTSLSNLQKANQIIIELDQRHTVDQWMDHPDNQGVASILITLKAYIITAIGDEKAQTVEIILTQLEKGRVSSRWDHIPMQYNQFEPKLFRTLIGSKGKFTPVDQSIAFAQFFRQTEFKEQNMMGFSYGVLAETMYEVNLFEDALNEIEGGLQYAYRFQDTGLSTPLYLLKSRIFITKKQFATAQAVLDHAIEDVTEWYWIRSLQALKAYCYLMESDIKNAEIELFKTKRPDILKIELGQEFWLLVYVRFLLATNRFKEALKIVIRVKEKSSNEDQISTMIEASILESLCYMKVNQKEPAYAALHKALEIGSPYGYKRSFIDESDIIPLLKKYVTFRKKDSSKHWESVPLSYVEDLLRTSPITDESRKDILTPREMDVLQLLASGASNREIASQLFLSEGTIRVYLTTIYSKLEVQSRTQAILLAKEWDL from the coding sequence ATGGAAACAATTTGGTTGAACTCAAAAACAAAAGTACCGACCATAACAAAAACAGCTGTCAACCGCAAGCGGTTATACCAATTATTAGAAGAAGGGAATTCTACAAAATTAACGATTGTCCAAGCTCCAGCTGGCTATGGGAAAACAACCATTCTCAGTCAATGGATAAACCAACTTGACGAAAACACTTCGTGGCTTTCTCTTGATGCCATTGATAATGATCCCATTCGTTTTTGGAAATATCTTATCCAATCTGTGTCTGACACACTTAACAATCATTTGGATACACGGTTATCTCCACTGTTTACTTCACATCCTCATTCACCGTTTGAGCTCATAATTGACTCACTTTTAAATGAACTAGACTCTATTAAAGAAAATTTACATATTTTTATAGACGACTATCACTTTATTGAGCATCCTTTCATCCACGAATTAATGATTCGATTCATAGAATATTTACCGAGTAACACCCGGGTATATATAATAAGCAGGACGAAAATACCCCTTCCGATATCTAGATGGCGTGTAAAATCTTGGATTACAGAGATTGGAATCGAGCAATTAAGTTTCACTTACTCTGAAATTGGAGACTTATACAAAAAACAAAACCTCGACTTTTATGATGATATAGGATTACAAGGTGTGCTGGACAAAACGGAAGGATGGGCTGCGGGAATTCAACTGGCTTGCCTATCCATCGAGACTGACACAGTACATATTGATCGATTTGATGGAACACATCCCTATGTCGCCGAATTTTTAATTAAAGAAATCTTAGATACACTTCCACTTACTACTCAGCATTTCCTAGTACAAACTTCAATCCTAAATATGCTGGAACCCGAGGATTGTAATTCATTAACCAACCGATCAGATAGTTACGATGTATTAGTTGAACTTGTCGAAAAAGGGATATTCACGATTCAATTGTCTTCGAAAAACCCTGTTTTTCGTTATCACCATTTATTTGCGGGCGCACTTCAAGCAGAACTGAAAAATTTTTATACGGAAGAAGAAGTGATGGCTATTTATAAAAGAGCTGGCAATCTTCTCAGTAAAAAAGGGGATTACATTGCAGCCATTGAATTAGTTTTACAGCAGCAACTCTTTGTTCTAGCAGATTCTTGGATCACTACTTATCTAGTAGACATCTTTACAACAGGGCAAATAGCAACATTTGTACGCTGGGTGGATTTGTTGCGTATGAAAAATTACCCTCTTCCTCTTGAAACGATTGTCATGTATACCATTGCGCTGACTTCTCTTTCCAATTTACAAAAAGCAAACCAAATAATCATTGAACTAGACCAAAGGCATACAGTCGATCAATGGATGGATCATCCTGATAATCAAGGGGTTGCCAGTATTTTGATCACCTTAAAAGCATATATTATAACCGCGATCGGCGATGAAAAGGCACAAACGGTAGAAATTATTTTAACCCAGCTTGAAAAGGGACGAGTGAGTTCCAGGTGGGATCATATTCCTATGCAATACAACCAGTTTGAACCAAAATTGTTCCGAACGTTGATTGGATCAAAAGGAAAATTCACGCCAGTAGATCAGTCAATCGCATTTGCACAATTCTTTCGTCAGACCGAATTCAAAGAACAAAATATGATGGGATTTAGTTATGGTGTGTTAGCTGAGACCATGTATGAAGTGAATTTATTTGAAGATGCACTAAATGAAATTGAGGGCGGATTACAATATGCCTATCGCTTTCAAGATACTGGTTTATCCACTCCTCTTTATCTATTAAAAAGCAGAATTTTTATAACCAAAAAACAATTTGCTACTGCTCAAGCTGTGTTAGATCATGCCATAGAAGATGTAACGGAGTGGTACTGGATTCGTTCATTACAAGCCTTGAAAGCCTATTGTTATTTAATGGAGTCCGATATAAAAAATGCTGAAATAGAATTGTTCAAAACAAAAAGACCAGACATACTTAAAATCGAGCTGGGTCAAGAGTTCTGGCTGCTCGTTTACGTCCGATTTTTACTAGCAACAAACCGCTTTAAAGAAGCGTTGAAAATTGTTATTCGTGTAAAGGAAAAGTCTTCAAATGAGGATCAAATATCTACAATGATTGAAGCCTCTATACTTGAGTCACTTTGTTACATGAAAGTAAATCAGAAAGAACCAGCCTATGCTGCGTTACATAAAGCTTTGGAAATAGGTTCACCTTATGGATATAAGAGAAGCTTCATTGATGAATCCGATATCATTCCCTTATTAAAAAAATATGTAACCTTTCGAAAAAAAGATTCGAGTAAACATTGGGAATCCGTTCCCCTTTCCTATGTTGAAGATTTGTTAAGGACTAGTCCTATTACCGATGAATCAAGGAAAGACATACTTACTCCTCGTGAAATGGATGTCCTCCAATTATTAGCGAGTGGCGCATCAAACCGAGAAATTGCTAGTCAACTTTTTCTTTCTGAAGGAACCATTCGCGTTTATTTAACCACTATTTATAGCAAGCTCGAAGTTCAATCCCGAACTCAAGCAATCTTGCTAGCGAAAGAATGGGATCTTTAA
- a CDS encoding 2OG-Fe(II) oxygenase, translating into MDGTTSIIKEQTIFNHVGNTIKTEDREINILAKFEEPLVVILGNVLSDEECNALMSLSTDKLNRSKIGSTREVNEMRTSSSMYFEENENELITKIEKRLSSIMNIPTEHGEGIQILKYTPGQEYKAHYDYFSSSSKAAQNNRISTIVIYLNDVESGGETYFPKLNLSVSPKKGTAVYFEYFYSDQQINEQTLHGGAPVIAGEKWVATQWMRRQK; encoded by the coding sequence ATGGATGGTACAACATCAATTATCAAAGAACAAACTATTTTTAATCACGTTGGGAATACAATAAAAACAGAAGATAGAGAGATTAATATATTAGCAAAATTTGAGGAACCACTAGTCGTCATTTTAGGAAACGTGTTGAGTGATGAAGAATGCAACGCCTTGATGAGCTTATCAACAGATAAATTGAATCGTTCGAAGATTGGGTCCACCCGTGAAGTCAATGAGATGAGAACGAGCAGCAGTATGTATTTTGAAGAAAATGAGAATGAGTTGATTACTAAAATTGAAAAAAGACTTTCATCGATTATGAATATACCCACTGAACATGGAGAAGGAATTCAAATTCTAAAATATACGCCTGGACAAGAATATAAGGCTCATTATGATTATTTTTCATCTTCAAGTAAAGCCGCACAAAATAATAGGATAAGCACAATCGTTATCTACTTAAATGATGTGGAAAGTGGGGGAGAAACGTATTTTCCTAAACTAAATCTTTCCGTATCTCCGAAAAAGGGAACGGCCGTGTATTTTGAATATTTTTATAGCGATCAACAGATTAACGAGCAAACGTTACATGGTGGAGCCCCAGTGATAGCAGGAGAAAAGTGGGTTGCTACACAGTGGATGAGAAGACAAAAATAG
- a CDS encoding glycoside hydrolase family 1 protein, whose product MKFPHDFLFGAASASYQIEGAWNEDGKGVTNWDVFSKIPGKTYEGTNGEVAIDHYHRYKEDIQLMAEMGLESYRFSLSWARILPTGDGEVNEKGLEFYNNVINECLKYGIVPFVTLYHWDLPLTLEEDGGWTNKRTAEAFVKYAAICFQSFGDRVKHWITFNETVMFCGLGYLKGAHPPGIQNDEKKYFQATHYVFYAHAKAVEVYKELRQYGEIGITHVFLPAYSVDDKQENVIAAQHANEYETFWYYDPILKGTYPTYVVEQLKEKGWTPDWTEEELNTLQRNAEKNDFIGLNYYQPIRVEKNNTVFSSMEHSRETSTLVPGSPSFDGYYRTVKMENKTYTKWGWEISPQGFLDGLHLLKARYGDIKMYVTENGLGDEDPIIDGEIVDVPRIKYIEQHLKVIKRAIQEGIHLKGYYAWSAIDLLSWLNGYKKQYGFIYVDHQDHLNRKKKLSYYWYKDIIKTRGEKL is encoded by the coding sequence ATGAAGTTTCCACATGATTTTCTATTCGGCGCGGCGTCTGCTTCTTATCAGATAGAAGGAGCATGGAATGAAGATGGGAAAGGCGTAACCAATTGGGACGTCTTTTCAAAGATTCCTGGAAAGACGTATGAGGGAACAAACGGCGAGGTGGCGATTGACCATTATCATCGTTACAAAGAAGATATTCAATTAATGGCCGAGATGGGTCTTGAATCGTACCGGTTTTCTCTTTCATGGGCGCGTATTTTGCCAACAGGCGATGGCGAAGTGAATGAAAAAGGATTGGAATTTTATAATAATGTAATTAATGAATGTTTAAAATATGGAATTGTTCCGTTTGTTACTCTGTATCACTGGGACTTACCTCTGACCCTTGAAGAAGATGGGGGATGGACTAATAAACGAACCGCTGAGGCTTTCGTGAAGTATGCAGCGATTTGTTTCCAGTCATTTGGAGATCGGGTAAAACACTGGATTACGTTTAATGAAACGGTTATGTTTTGTGGGTTAGGCTACTTAAAAGGAGCTCATCCGCCTGGTATTCAAAATGATGAGAAGAAGTATTTTCAAGCCACGCATTACGTGTTTTATGCCCATGCAAAAGCCGTAGAAGTCTATAAGGAATTAAGACAGTACGGGGAGATTGGCATAACGCATGTATTCTTGCCAGCATACAGTGTCGATGATAAACAGGAAAATGTGATAGCTGCTCAACATGCGAATGAATATGAAACGTTTTGGTACTATGATCCGATCCTAAAAGGGACATATCCCACTTATGTGGTCGAGCAATTAAAGGAAAAGGGCTGGACACCAGATTGGACGGAAGAAGAGCTGAATACCTTACAAAGAAATGCCGAGAAAAATGATTTTATTGGTCTGAATTATTATCAACCGATTCGAGTCGAAAAAAACAATACAGTATTTTCTTCCATGGAACATTCACGAGAAACATCTACGCTGGTTCCAGGAAGTCCTTCTTTTGACGGATATTATCGGACTGTTAAAATGGAGAACAAAACCTATACTAAATGGGGATGGGAAATTTCACCTCAAGGATTTTTAGATGGGCTGCATCTATTAAAAGCACGTTATGGCGATATAAAAATGTATGTTACAGAAAATGGACTTGGGGATGAAGATCCGATTATAGATGGTGAAATCGTAGATGTTCCTCGGATAAAGTATATCGAGCAGCATTTAAAAGTGATTAAGCGGGCAATCCAAGAAGGGATTCATTTAAAAGGGTATTATGCATGGTCCGCTATTGATTTATTAAGTTGGCTAAACGGATATAAAAAGCAATATGGCTTTATTTACGTGGATCATCAGGATCATTTAAATCGAAAGAAAAAGCTTTCGTATTATTGGTATAAGGATATTATAAAAACAAGAGGCGAAAAGCTGTAA
- a CDS encoding GntR family transcriptional regulator, whose product MAVKYKEIADELEKDIRAGKFDETKKLPTEEELIKKYEVSRNTIRKAITQLVNRGLVYQVQGSGMFLREKSETDFINLGSLRGLTKDLTSKKVETKVLALHVVEADEEIAKQLRCDIGTKLYYSKRLRLVENEPFSIEISYFKKEIVPYLNEEIASNSIYRYLIEDLKLNIGFADKVIICEKINEENAGLLQVSPLDPALIIENTVCLTNGTIFELSKSLFHYQKAKILNRINFK is encoded by the coding sequence ATGGCCGTAAAATACAAAGAAATAGCGGATGAGTTAGAAAAGGATATTAGGGCTGGAAAGTTTGACGAAACAAAAAAGCTTCCGACAGAAGAAGAACTGATTAAGAAGTATGAAGTGAGTAGAAATACGATCCGAAAAGCCATTACTCAGTTGGTCAATCGAGGTCTTGTCTATCAAGTACAGGGCAGTGGAATGTTTTTGAGGGAAAAATCGGAAACGGATTTCATTAATTTAGGCAGTCTTAGAGGTTTAACAAAGGATTTGACCTCCAAAAAAGTTGAGACAAAAGTTCTGGCTTTACATGTGGTTGAAGCAGATGAAGAAATAGCCAAACAATTACGTTGTGATATAGGAACAAAGCTGTATTATAGTAAGCGGTTAAGATTAGTAGAAAATGAGCCGTTCTCGATTGAAATAAGTTATTTTAAAAAAGAGATTGTCCCTTATTTAAACGAAGAGATTGCATCGAATTCCATCTATCGTTATCTTATCGAGGACTTAAAACTAAACATTGGCTTTGCGGATAAAGTCATTATTTGCGAAAAAATTAACGAGGAAAATGCGGGCTTGCTCCAAGTTAGTCCATTAGATCCGGCCTTAATTATTGAAAACACAGTATGTCTAACGAATGGAACGATCTTTGAATTATCCAAGTCACTTTTTCATTATCAAAAAGCAAAAATCTTAAATCGAATTAACTTTAAATAA
- a CDS encoding glycerate kinase — protein sequence MKIVIAPDSFKGSISSMDAALSIERGILHAYPHAETVLVPVADGGEGTMENLVAATGGHKTKVHVINPLKKPIEAEFGVLGDQQTCIIEIAAASGLNLVSIGERNPLKASTYGTGQLIKAALDEGYRNFILALGGSATNDGGAGMLQALGVELKNSAGQELDVGGGELGQLQQLSIKNFDPRIEESQFIIASDVENPFVGPTGATYVFGPQKGATEAMVKVLDANLLHFANKIEEKMGVRLHDSPGAGAAGGIGGAFQAFFPSTLRRGVDVVMEYTKLDEQLENADLVITGEGQVDFQTAYGKTPMGVAQSAKAKNIPTIILAGSFEGKIDSLYQYGVIGVYSVMNKSMTLEQAMKDASLLLEKTAEQVCRTYFFNRGGDCS from the coding sequence ATGAAGATTGTGATAGCTCCAGATTCATTTAAAGGAAGTATCTCTAGTATGGATGCTGCATTGTCGATTGAACGAGGGATTTTGCATGCTTATCCTCATGCGGAAACCGTCCTAGTACCTGTTGCAGATGGCGGTGAAGGAACAATGGAGAATTTAGTTGCAGCAACAGGTGGTCATAAAACCAAAGTTCATGTTATCAATCCGCTGAAAAAGCCAATTGAGGCTGAGTTTGGAGTACTTGGTGATCAGCAAACATGTATTATCGAGATAGCAGCTGCTTCAGGATTGAATTTAGTCAGCATTGGTGAACGCAATCCGTTAAAAGCATCGACTTACGGCACTGGACAACTCATCAAAGCTGCCTTAGATGAGGGATATAGAAACTTTATTCTTGCGTTAGGCGGGTCGGCAACGAATGACGGCGGAGCGGGAATGCTGCAAGCACTCGGTGTTGAATTAAAAAATAGCGCAGGGCAAGAACTGGATGTTGGCGGAGGCGAATTAGGTCAGCTGCAGCAGCTATCAATCAAAAATTTTGACCCGAGAATAGAAGAAAGTCAGTTTATTATTGCGTCAGATGTCGAGAATCCTTTTGTCGGTCCTACGGGTGCAACGTATGTATTCGGTCCCCAAAAAGGAGCGACAGAAGCGATGGTCAAGGTGCTGGATGCCAATCTTTTGCACTTTGCCAACAAAATTGAAGAAAAAATGGGCGTCAGACTTCATGACAGCCCAGGTGCAGGAGCAGCCGGGGGAATTGGCGGAGCTTTTCAGGCATTCTTCCCTTCAACATTGAGAAGAGGGGTGGACGTTGTGATGGAGTATACAAAACTCGATGAACAGTTAGAAAATGCGGACCTAGTCATTACAGGAGAAGGGCAGGTCGATTTTCAAACTGCATATGGAAAAACACCAATGGGAGTCGCTCAATCAGCCAAAGCAAAAAATATACCCACCATCATCCTAGCAGGATCCTTTGAAGGAAAGATTGATTCACTCTACCAATACGGAGTGATAGGGGTATATAGCGTGATGAATAAGTCGATGACCTTGGAACAGGCAATGAAGGATGCGAGTCTATTACTAGAGAAAACAGCGGAACAAGTTTGCCGTACCTATTTTTTTAATCGAGGAGGAGACTGCTCGTGA
- a CDS encoding SMI1/KNR4 family protein: MSILPERLDEVLGEEIYKREDSNLVQDALIRLGVNVSDNFQEFYTQYAGPFWEEHVPFELLDIADEENNIESYTLISRKEHGCPKQYLILSQMSANAVLVLDTVTDKVYIVNFEGGDELLLKGELKETWSSFFDFLKAYFNC; this comes from the coding sequence ATGAGTATTTTGCCTGAGAGACTAGATGAAGTTCTAGGAGAAGAAATATATAAACGTGAAGATAGCAATCTAGTACAGGATGCCTTAATTAGGTTAGGTGTAAACGTGTCAGATAATTTCCAAGAATTTTATACCCAGTATGCAGGACCTTTTTGGGAAGAGCATGTACCGTTTGAATTACTAGATATAGCAGATGAAGAAAATAATATTGAATCATACACACTCATTTCAAGAAAAGAACATGGTTGTCCAAAGCAGTATCTGATTTTAAGTCAAATGTCAGCAAATGCTGTATTAGTGCTGGATACTGTAACAGATAAAGTTTATATAGTTAATTTTGAGGGTGGAGATGAACTGCTTTTAAAAGGAGAGCTAAAGGAAACTTGGTCATCGTTTTTTGATTTCTTGAAGGCATATTTTAATTGTTAA
- a CDS encoding HNH endonuclease, which produces MKKYLDEAGVDGVEYKNGIPDFSPFSKGEIKLENMTNDRKSNFSTADEELAKKWSTPEQKWTAEDIADWREDNKYTWHELNDLETIQLVPSKINSVFKHLGGVGEYNIKVKLGE; this is translated from the coding sequence ATTAAAAAATATCTTGATGAAGCTGGTGTTGATGGAGTTGAGTACAAAAACGGAATCCCAGACTTTTCTCCATTTTCCAAAGGTGAAATTAAATTAGAAAACATGACTAATGATAGAAAATCAAACTTTTCGACTGCTGACGAAGAATTGGCTAAAAAGTGGAGTACACCAGAACAAAAATGGACAGCAGAAGATATAGCTGATTGGCGAGAAGATAATAAATATACTTGGCATGAACTTAATGACTTGGAAACAATACAATTGGTACCAAGTAAAATCAATAGTGTTTTTAAACATTTGGGTGGAGTTGGCGAATATAATATAAAAGTTAAGTTAGGAGAGTAA
- a CDS encoding DUF6985 domain-containing protein, translating to MTMISDDLFGRLEYKNNFWRGKTTIRMFDLEKEILLSVDAHENADFSNVQREAFLNFIQDMKNVIYEAEEQVYDYYSENYEEYREMLGNKSEADNFAPKIDSISDLKRLVKPTELIVRRVRKNGKRRLGLLCDVSWDIENGLGIKIEDEIVEEVGYQDIVL from the coding sequence ATGACAATGATTAGTGATGATTTATTTGGAAGGCTTGAATATAAAAACAACTTCTGGAGAGGAAAAACAACTATTAGAATGTTTGATTTGGAAAAGGAAATACTTTTAAGTGTTGATGCACATGAAAATGCTGATTTTTCGAATGTACAGCGAGAAGCATTTCTTAACTTTATTCAAGATATGAAAAACGTAATATATGAGGCAGAAGAGCAAGTATATGATTACTATAGTGAGAACTATGAAGAGTATAGAGAGATGTTAGGTAATAAATCAGAAGCAGACAATTTTGCTCCGAAAATTGATTCTATCTCAGATTTAAAAAGATTAGTGAAGCCAACTGAATTAATTGTAAGAAGAGTAAGGAAGAATGGGAAAAGAAGACTAGGTTTGCTTTGCGATGTCTCTTGGGATATTGAAAATGGATTGGGAATAAAAATTGAAGATGAAATTGTAGAAGAAGTAGGTTATCAAGATATTGTACTATAA
- a CDS encoding SMI1/KNR4 family protein → MRIFDDLNEIYTLEATDRSATDEEIKQLQEFSPVSLPLDYISLLQEATDVEITVENGKLIRIWGISGMNGVIELNDAYEVQKNISNSLVIGDDSGDMALMLLNGNEGFGLYITGFGDLDRETAIKIAPTLNDFLIDKVGVENFLW, encoded by the coding sequence ATGAGAATATTTGATGATTTAAATGAAATATATACACTAGAGGCCACGGATAGATCGGCAACAGATGAAGAAATAAAGCAATTGCAGGAATTTTCTCCGGTAAGTTTACCATTGGATTATATTAGTTTGTTACAAGAGGCAACAGATGTAGAAATAACCGTTGAAAATGGGAAATTAATTAGAATTTGGGGGATTTCTGGTATGAATGGTGTTATTGAACTTAATGACGCCTATGAAGTTCAAAAAAACATTTCTAATTCATTGGTAATTGGTGATGATAGTGGTGATATGGCATTAATGCTTCTTAATGGTAATGAGGGATTTGGACTATATATAACTGGGTTTGGTGACCTAGACCGGGAAACTGCTATAAAGATAGCGCCAACTTTGAATGACTTTCTTATTGATAAAGTCGGTGTAGAAAATTTTTTATGGTAA
- a CDS encoding VWA domain-containing protein produces MGRKKQILIVLMSIFFISACSDKPVESETGKEVETKEKKMEQKETTKPDERDTAFLLSELPAPTWTVQEIVHAAAGEFSGQDFSDLELEKQNKAVALLKELPKIGKNPTEDEIELYWRKSLELFHEDYPNPANVLDEIAIESFGNSEIEDERYQFKDKLNVEIILDASGSMAKKMNGKTMMDTAKEAIEEFAGALPGGANIALRVYGHKGSNEDKDKEVSCKSNELVYDMQSYDQTSLQDSLNQFKPTGFTPLANALTEAKKDLEKLNSDENTNIIYVVSDGVETCNGDPVAEAKKLAESDIQPIVNVIGFDVDSDGQNQLKEVAKAAKGLYADAKNQEQLKEELEKTQEIAKQWEEWKRDAVNGASSQRYEQMRKNIPRFGIEWGDANSFEKFNMRQPLNMLKDEGHISRTAFQLLSDKTSERYSHIMELRKEVENDLRNLADQSFEEAREEINQKYKENSE; encoded by the coding sequence ATGGGGAGAAAGAAGCAGATTTTGATTGTGTTAATGAGTATATTCTTTATTTCTGCATGCAGTGATAAGCCGGTTGAATCGGAAACAGGTAAAGAGGTCGAGACAAAAGAGAAAAAAATGGAGCAGAAAGAAACGACCAAACCAGATGAAAGAGATACAGCCTTTCTTCTGTCGGAGCTGCCAGCACCTACTTGGACGGTTCAGGAAATTGTCCATGCAGCTGCGGGTGAATTTTCGGGTCAAGATTTTTCTGATTTAGAGTTGGAAAAACAAAACAAAGCGGTGGCACTTCTAAAAGAACTTCCGAAAATCGGGAAAAATCCAACAGAGGATGAAATTGAACTTTACTGGCGGAAGTCGTTAGAACTCTTTCATGAAGACTACCCAAATCCAGCGAATGTGTTAGATGAGATAGCGATCGAGTCATTTGGCAATTCTGAAATCGAAGATGAACGGTATCAATTTAAGGATAAACTAAACGTAGAAATTATTCTGGATGCCAGTGGAAGCATGGCGAAAAAGATGAACGGCAAGACGATGATGGACACGGCGAAAGAAGCGATTGAAGAGTTTGCCGGCGCCCTGCCTGGGGGGGCAAATATTGCCTTGCGGGTCTATGGACACAAAGGGAGTAATGAAGACAAAGATAAAGAAGTATCGTGTAAAAGTAATGAATTAGTTTATGACATGCAATCATATGACCAAACGAGTTTGCAAGATTCATTGAATCAATTTAAACCAACTGGTTTTACGCCTCTAGCGAACGCATTGACAGAAGCAAAAAAAGATTTAGAAAAACTAAACAGTGATGAGAATACCAATATTATTTATGTAGTTAGTGACGGCGTGGAAACCTGCAATGGTGACCCTGTAGCTGAAGCTAAAAAACTGGCTGAATCGGATATCCAGCCGATAGTAAATGTCATTGGATTCGATGTCGATAGCGACGGTCAAAACCAGCTGAAAGAAGTGGCTAAAGCAGCAAAAGGACTATATGCGGATGCGAAGAACCAAGAACAATTGAAGGAAGAACTAGAAAAAACCCAAGAGATTGCGAAACAGTGGGAGGAATGGAAAAGAGACGCCGTGAATGGAGCGTCCTCACAACGCTATGAGCAGATGCGTAAGAATATCCCTCGTTTCGGTATTGAATGGGGCGATGCAAATAGCTTTGAGAAATTTAATATGCGTCAACCACTTAATATGCTGAAAGACGAGGGTCATATCAGCCGCACAGCTTTTCAACTCTTATCTGATAAAACGAGTGAGCGCTACAGTCATATAATGGAGTTACGAAAAGAAGTGGAGAACGATTTGAGAAACTTAGCTGATCAAAGTTTTGAAGAGGCACGAGAAGAAATTAATCAGAAATATAAAGAAAATAGTGAATAA